From the Salvelinus sp. IW2-2015 unplaced genomic scaffold, ASM291031v2 Un_scaffold6431, whole genome shotgun sequence genome, one window contains:
- the LOC112078882 gene encoding zinc finger protein 79-like has product MWRFNLSLSVFNQILCLSLAGERPDSHSDSGKGPSGERDPETPKPARPHHCSQCNKSFKWLCKLKKHEKIHTGEKPFQCSQCGKSFTQLGTLKRHERIHTGEKPLQCSQCGKGFTRLGNLKKHEGTHTGENPLQCSQCGKGFTKLGNLKEHERTHTGENSYHCSLCGKDFTKLGSLKVHKRIHTGEKPFQCSQCGKGFTRLGHLKEHKRIHTGEKPFQCSQCGKGFTLLGNLNMHEKTHTGEKPFQXSQCGKSFTQLGNLKEHEKTHTGETSXHCSLCGKDFTRLGNLKRHERLHTLFPMRPVRNRSWNRFREQNLKLEKSKTFEKQNR; this is encoded by the coding sequence ATGTGGAGGTTTAATTTAAGTCTCTCTGTTTTTAACCAAATATTATGTTTGTCTTTGGCAGGCGAGAGACCAGACTCTCACTCTGACAGTGGAAAGGGTCCTTCAGGGGAACGAGACCCAGAGACGCCCAAACCAGCGAGACcacaccactgctcccagtgtaatAAGAGTTTTAAGTGGTTATGTAAGCTGAAAAAGCATGAgaaaatacacacaggggagaagcctttccaatgctcccagtgtggaaagagttttacccagttAGGGACCCTGAAAAGGcacgagagaatacacacaggagagaagcctttRcaatgctcccagtgtggaaagggttttacacgGTTAGGGAACCTGAAAAAGCAtgagggaacacacacaggagagaacccCTTACaatgctctcagtgtggaaaAGGTTTTACCAAGTTAGGGAACCTGAAGGAGCATGAAAGGACACACACGGGGGAGAACTCTTACCATTGCTCTTTGTGTGGGAAGGATTTTACCAAGTTAGGGAGCCTAAAAGTACATAAAAGAATACACACGGGAGAGAAAcctttccaatgttcccagtgtggaaaagGTTTTACACGGTTAGGGCATCTGAAGGAACATaaaagaatacacacaggagagaaacctttccaatgctcccagtgtggaaaaggTTTTACCCTATTAGGGAACCTGAATATgcatgaaaaaacacacacaggagaaaagcctttccaatgRtcccagtgtggaaagagcttTACACAGTTAGGGAACCTGAAGGAGCATGAAAAGACACATACAGGGGAGACATCTTWCCATTGCTCTCTGTGTGGAAAGGATTTTACACGGTTAGGGAACCTGAAAAGGCATGAGAGATTACACACACTCTTTCCAATGCGCCCAGTGAGGAACAggagttggaaccggttcagggaacagaacctaAAACTGGAAAAgagcaaaacatttgagaaacaGAACCGATAA